The Limimonas halophila genome includes a region encoding these proteins:
- the trmD gene encoding tRNA (guanosine(37)-N1)-methyltransferase TrmD codes for MTAQSQPWTATVLTLFPEVFPGPLGVSLAGKALERGIWHLDALDIRAHAYDKHGSVDSPPLGGGAGMVMRPDVVDAALASVADRPGPVVYLSPRGRVLDQSVVRELAGEPGLTLLCGRYEGVDERVLEARNVAELSVGDVVLSGGEVAAMLVLDAVVRLLPGVMGNAESGADESFESGLLEHPHYTRPAEWQGRRAPNVLLSGHHARIRQWRRDQAERITKARRPDLWARYVGQTDHEPEDDER; via the coding sequence ATGACGGCGCAGAGCCAGCCCTGGACGGCGACGGTCCTCACCCTCTTCCCGGAGGTCTTTCCGGGTCCGCTCGGGGTGAGCCTGGCCGGCAAGGCGCTGGAGCGCGGGATCTGGCACCTGGATGCCCTGGACATCCGCGCGCACGCGTACGATAAACACGGCTCCGTTGACAGCCCGCCGCTGGGCGGGGGCGCCGGGATGGTCATGCGCCCGGACGTCGTCGACGCGGCCCTCGCGTCCGTCGCGGACCGGCCCGGCCCGGTCGTCTACCTCTCGCCGCGCGGACGCGTGCTCGACCAGAGCGTCGTGCGCGAGCTGGCCGGCGAGCCGGGGCTGACGCTGCTGTGCGGGCGCTACGAGGGCGTCGACGAACGCGTGCTGGAGGCCCGCAACGTCGCCGAGCTGTCGGTCGGAGACGTCGTGCTCTCCGGCGGCGAGGTGGCGGCCATGCTGGTCCTCGACGCCGTCGTGCGGCTGCTGCCGGGCGTCATGGGCAACGCCGAAAGCGGCGCGGACGAGAGTTTCGAGAGCGGGCTGCTGGAGCACCCGCACTACACCCGTCCGGCGGAGTGGCAGGGGCGCCGCGCCCCCAACGTGCTGCTCTCCGGACACCACGCGCGCATCCGCCAGTGGCGCCGCGACCAGGCGGAGCGCATCACCAAGGCGCGGCGACCCGACCTCTGGGCGCGCTACGTCGGGCAAACGGACCACGAGCCTGAGGACGACGAGCGATGA
- the rimM gene encoding ribosome maturation factor RimM (Essential for efficient processing of 16S rRNA) — translation MPDEPNTDQRVCLGVVVGAHGVRGSVRIKPFTGEPEAVGAYGPVTDESGRHRYELTVHGTHKGTVLAGIAGVRDRDAALALKGTRLYVDRAKLPEPAEDDTFYHADLIGLPVEDTAGRSLGTVAAVHDHGAGDILEIAGPDGAARLLPFTRDVVPTVDIAGGRIVADPPVETESPGGADTAEDEETA, via the coding sequence ATGCCCGATGAGCCCAACACAGACCAGCGGGTCTGCCTGGGCGTGGTCGTGGGCGCGCACGGCGTGCGCGGCAGCGTCCGCATCAAGCCCTTCACCGGCGAGCCCGAAGCCGTCGGCGCCTACGGGCCCGTCACGGACGAATCGGGGCGGCACCGCTACGAGCTGACCGTCCACGGCACGCACAAGGGCACGGTGCTCGCGGGAATCGCCGGGGTGCGGGACCGCGACGCCGCGCTCGCCCTCAAGGGCACGCGGCTCTACGTGGACCGCGCCAAGCTGCCGGAGCCGGCGGAGGACGATACCTTCTACCACGCGGACCTCATCGGGCTGCCGGTGGAAGACACGGCCGGCCGATCGCTGGGCACCGTCGCCGCGGTCCACGACCACGGCGCCGGCGACATCCTGGAGATCGCGGGGCCGGACGGCGCCGCCCGCCTCCTGCCCTTCACCCGGGACGTCGTGCCCACGGTGGACATCGCGGGCGGGCGCATCGTCGCCGACCCGCCGGTGGAAACCGAAAGCCCCGGCGGCGCGGACACGGCCGAGGACGAAGAGACGGCGTGA
- the rpsP gene encoding 30S ribosomal protein S16, translating to MALAIRLMRKGAKKRPFYRIVVAEKDAPRDGRFVDQIGFYNPMVPPDHPERYKIHSERATQWLNNGAKPTDRVHRLLEKEELITPRSIPQQTRNHIPKAERPRKGRGTGRSGSRA from the coding sequence ATGGCGCTGGCGATTCGCCTGATGCGCAAGGGCGCCAAGAAGCGGCCCTTCTACCGCATCGTGGTGGCCGAGAAGGACGCCCCCCGCGACGGGCGCTTCGTGGACCAGATCGGCTTCTACAACCCGATGGTCCCGCCGGATCACCCCGAGCGCTACAAGATCCACAGCGAGCGCGCGACGCAGTGGCTCAACAACGGCGCCAAGCCGACGGACCGTGTGCACCGCCTGCTGGAGAAGGAGGAGCTGATCACCCCGCGCTCCATCCCGCAGCAGACGCGCAACCACATCCCCAAGGCCGAGCGCCCGCGCAAGGGCCGCGGCACCGGTCGCAGCGGCAGCCGCGCGTAG
- the ffh gene encoding signal recognition particle protein — translation MFDSLQERLGTVFEGLKGRGALSEKDVDQALREVRLALLEADVALPVVKQFVADVRERAVGQEVTKSVTPGQQVVKIVHDRLTEMLGGEHAEIELTTEPPTPIMLVGLQGSGKTTSTAKLAKYFQDKQRKKVLMASLDVRRPAAQDQLRTLGAQIGVTVLENVQGEPPKAIAKRAKREATLQGYDIVLLDTAGRLAIDDELMNEIVEVRDAAEPAETLLVADSMTGQDAVTTAQKFHEGVGVTGIVLTRVDGDARGGAALSMRAVTGQPIKMMGTGEKVDALEPFHPERIANRILGMGDVVSLVEKAQETVEEEQAEKLRKKVQKGKFDLDDLAQQYRQLQKMGGMQALMKMLPGMGQLGKQMKNLESMVDEKSVNRQIAMIQSMTEQERKRPEIIKASRKRRIAAGSGMTVQDVNKLLKQHQEAQKMMKRASKQSKKGAKGGMPDMSDMPGGMPGAGGGMPGGGGLPGGGGMPGGGLPGTGGGMPSGLPGTGKPGRGRGRKR, via the coding sequence ATGTTCGACAGCCTGCAAGAGCGGCTGGGCACAGTCTTCGAGGGCCTCAAGGGCCGCGGCGCACTGTCCGAGAAGGACGTGGACCAGGCGCTGCGCGAGGTGCGTCTGGCGCTGCTGGAGGCCGACGTCGCCCTGCCCGTGGTCAAGCAGTTCGTCGCCGACGTGCGCGAGCGCGCCGTCGGGCAGGAGGTGACGAAGTCGGTCACGCCGGGCCAGCAGGTCGTGAAGATCGTCCACGACCGCCTGACCGAGATGCTGGGCGGCGAACACGCCGAGATCGAGCTCACCACCGAGCCGCCGACGCCCATCATGCTCGTCGGCCTCCAGGGCTCGGGCAAGACGACCTCCACGGCCAAGCTCGCCAAGTACTTCCAGGACAAGCAGCGCAAGAAGGTCCTGATGGCCTCGCTGGACGTGCGCCGGCCCGCCGCCCAGGACCAGCTGCGCACGCTGGGCGCGCAGATCGGCGTCACCGTGCTGGAAAACGTCCAGGGCGAGCCGCCCAAGGCCATCGCCAAGCGCGCCAAGCGCGAGGCCACGCTCCAGGGCTACGACATCGTCCTGCTGGACACCGCCGGCCGGCTCGCCATCGACGACGAGCTGATGAACGAGATCGTCGAGGTGCGCGACGCCGCCGAGCCCGCCGAGACGCTGCTCGTCGCCGATTCCATGACCGGTCAGGACGCCGTCACCACCGCCCAGAAGTTCCACGAGGGCGTGGGCGTCACCGGCATCGTCCTCACCCGCGTGGACGGTGATGCGCGCGGCGGCGCGGCCCTGTCCATGCGCGCGGTCACCGGCCAGCCCATCAAGATGATGGGCACGGGCGAAAAGGTGGACGCGCTGGAGCCCTTCCACCCCGAGCGCATCGCCAACCGCATCCTGGGCATGGGCGACGTCGTCTCGCTCGTGGAAAAGGCCCAGGAGACGGTCGAGGAGGAGCAGGCCGAAAAGCTCCGCAAGAAGGTTCAGAAGGGCAAGTTCGACCTGGACGACCTCGCCCAGCAGTACCGCCAGCTCCAGAAGATGGGCGGCATGCAGGCGCTCATGAAGATGCTTCCCGGCATGGGCCAGCTGGGCAAGCAGATGAAGAACCTGGAAAGCATGGTCGACGAGAAGTCGGTCAACCGGCAGATCGCCATGATCCAGTCCATGACCGAGCAGGAGCGCAAGCGGCCCGAGATCATCAAGGCCTCGCGCAAACGCCGCATTGCCGCCGGCTCCGGCATGACCGTCCAGGACGTGAACAAGCTGCTCAAGCAGCACCAGGAAGCCCAGAAGATGATGAAGCGCGCCAGCAAGCAGAGCAAAAAAGGCGCGAAGGGCGGCATGCCCGACATGAGCGACATGCCCGGTGGCATGCCGGGCGCTGGCGGCGGCATGCCCGGCGGGGGCGGCCTCCCCGGTGGGGGCGGCATGCCCGGCGGCGGGCTGCCCGGAACCGGCGGCGGCATGCCCAGCGGCCTGCCCGGCACCGGCAAGCCGGGGCGCGGGCGTGGGCGCAAGCGCTGA
- a CDS encoding mechanosensitive ion channel family protein, whose protein sequence is MMLRVCRLTALLAVLLAGLTAALPATAQAQAAEDPVDRQAVERLIQKLDDPEARAELKAELQALIQAERAAEPEAEPQPQGLGGRLLAGVNARMGVVAEQLDSAAATAAAVPGAVAGLAAKASDPAVLRQWAEMLVRLVVTLAAGALASWIAARLLRRPRHALADRLAAGLGLRALYLLGRTLLDLVPIAAFAGVAYAVLPALGPGPGTRLVALTLVNAHVLVALVLVAARFLLVPHAPALRLVPLSDEGAHSLYRWARGFVQLAVYGFFLLEAALLLGLPAPAQGVLMKLLGLGLTVIAVRFVLRHRGEVAAVLRREPGESGERRRLPRVRVPQAVGMVRARLADVWHLLASLVVVALYLTWALEVPGGFAFLARALALTLLVVVGAQLAVRGGAALIVRLFRSTERFADRVPGLPQRAARYEGPVRRLITGVIAVLAVLAVLHAWGLGSLAWLTSDHGSALVANLVSIALIVAGTFVAWEVASILIERSLSRESETGASTRKQTLLPLVHNVVRIALTVIAAMIVLSQIGLDIGPLLAGAGVIGLAVGFGAQALVKDVITGGFLLMENALSVGDWIEAGGHAGEVERLTIRTVTLRDLAGTVHVLPFSDVTSVTNYNRGYGYALIDAGVAYRERTEEVVRLLHRVADELRNDPEWSPFILGELEVFGLNNLGDSAVEIRVRMKTRPLKQFAVKRAFLERMKRVFDENGVEIPFPHRTLYFGVEKDGSAPPVHVAQESPATA, encoded by the coding sequence ATGATGCTGCGCGTTTGCCGCCTGACCGCCCTGCTGGCCGTGCTGCTTGCCGGCCTGACTGCCGCCCTTCCCGCGACGGCGCAAGCGCAAGCCGCCGAGGATCCGGTGGATCGCCAGGCCGTCGAGCGCCTGATCCAGAAGCTGGACGATCCCGAGGCGCGGGCGGAGCTGAAGGCGGAGCTGCAAGCCCTGATCCAGGCCGAGCGCGCGGCCGAGCCCGAAGCGGAACCGCAGCCGCAGGGCCTGGGCGGCCGCCTGCTGGCGGGCGTGAACGCGCGCATGGGCGTCGTCGCCGAGCAGCTCGACAGCGCCGCCGCCACGGCCGCGGCGGTTCCCGGCGCCGTGGCGGGGCTCGCGGCGAAGGCGAGCGACCCGGCGGTGCTGCGGCAGTGGGCGGAAATGCTGGTGCGCCTGGTCGTTACGCTGGCGGCCGGGGCCTTGGCGTCGTGGATCGCCGCCCGCCTGCTGCGCCGGCCGCGCCACGCGCTCGCGGACCGGCTGGCCGCCGGGCTGGGGCTGCGCGCGCTCTACCTGCTGGGACGGACGCTGCTGGATCTCGTGCCCATCGCCGCCTTTGCGGGCGTGGCCTACGCCGTGCTGCCCGCGCTCGGCCCCGGTCCCGGAACGCGACTCGTGGCGCTGACGCTGGTGAACGCGCACGTGCTGGTGGCGCTGGTGCTGGTGGCGGCGCGCTTCCTGCTGGTGCCGCACGCGCCGGCGCTGCGGCTGGTGCCGCTCAGCGACGAGGGGGCACACAGCCTCTACCGCTGGGCGCGGGGCTTCGTGCAGCTCGCGGTCTACGGCTTCTTCCTGCTGGAAGCGGCGCTGCTGCTCGGGCTGCCGGCGCCGGCTCAGGGCGTGTTGATGAAGCTGCTGGGGCTGGGCCTGACCGTGATCGCGGTGCGCTTCGTGCTGCGCCACCGGGGCGAGGTTGCCGCCGTCCTGCGCCGCGAGCCCGGGGAATCGGGCGAGCGCCGCCGCCTGCCGCGCGTGCGCGTGCCGCAGGCCGTGGGCATGGTGCGCGCGCGCCTCGCCGACGTCTGGCACCTGCTCGCCAGCCTGGTGGTCGTGGCGCTCTACCTGACCTGGGCGCTGGAGGTGCCGGGCGGTTTCGCCTTCCTCGCCCGGGCGCTGGCGCTGACGCTGCTCGTGGTGGTGGGCGCGCAGCTCGCCGTGCGCGGGGGTGCGGCGCTGATCGTGCGGCTGTTCCGCAGCACCGAGCGCTTCGCGGACCGGGTGCCCGGCCTGCCGCAACGCGCCGCGCGCTATGAGGGGCCGGTGCGCCGGCTGATCACGGGCGTGATCGCCGTGCTCGCGGTGCTTGCGGTGCTGCACGCCTGGGGGTTGGGCTCGCTGGCGTGGCTGACCTCGGACCACGGCAGCGCGCTGGTGGCGAACCTGGTCAGCATCGCGTTGATCGTGGCCGGCACCTTCGTCGCCTGGGAGGTCGCCTCGATCCTGATCGAGCGCTCGCTGTCACGCGAGAGCGAAACGGGGGCGAGCACGCGCAAGCAGACCCTGTTGCCGCTCGTGCACAACGTGGTGCGCATCGCGCTGACGGTGATCGCGGCGATGATCGTGCTGTCGCAGATCGGTCTCGACATCGGCCCGCTGCTGGCCGGCGCCGGCGTCATCGGCCTCGCCGTCGGCTTCGGCGCGCAGGCGCTGGTGAAGGACGTCATCACGGGCGGCTTCCTGCTGATGGAGAACGCCCTCTCGGTGGGCGACTGGATCGAGGCGGGCGGCCACGCCGGCGAGGTCGAGCGGCTGACCATCCGCACGGTCACGCTGCGCGACCTCGCGGGCACGGTGCACGTCCTGCCCTTCAGCGACGTGACCTCGGTGACGAACTACAACCGGGGCTACGGCTACGCGCTGATCGACGCCGGGGTGGCCTACCGCGAGCGCACCGAGGAGGTGGTGCGCCTGCTGCATCGGGTGGCGGACGAGCTGCGCAACGACCCCGAGTGGTCGCCCTTCATCCTGGGCGAACTGGAGGTCTTCGGGCTCAACAACCTGGGCGATTCGGCCGTGGAGATCCGCGTGCGGATGAAGACGCGTCCGCTCAAGCAGTTCGCCGTCAAGCGCGCCTTCCTGGAGCGCATGAAGCGCGTCTTCGACGAGAACGGCGTGGAGATCCCCTTCCCCCACCGAACGCTCTACTTCGGCGTGGAGAAGGACGGCAGCGCGCCGCCGGTCCACGTGGCGCAGGAAAGCCCCGCGACCGCCTGA
- a CDS encoding LOG family protein, translated as MSAAGDGGLRLDRATNRLSHGGRVFDPALRTWSAMREPADGGEPVTPREAVTWLQRESGHPCRVPVAVLGTRDPTPQQHTTAVAVGETLAGMGLTVVCGGLAGVMDAVCQGVAAAGGTSVGLLPEGDWATANPHVTIPIATGLGVARNAVITRAGLAAIAVGGGHGTTSEVAYCRQFGTPIIALADAPVLSGVIQRDSVDAAAEDVARAVLALPIAPT; from the coding sequence GTGAGCGCGGCCGGGGATGGGGGGCTGCGCCTGGACCGCGCGACGAACCGCCTGAGCCACGGCGGCCGTGTGTTCGATCCCGCGCTGCGGACCTGGTCGGCGATGCGCGAGCCGGCGGACGGCGGCGAGCCCGTAACGCCGCGCGAGGCCGTGACCTGGCTTCAGCGCGAAAGCGGTCACCCCTGCCGCGTGCCCGTCGCGGTGTTGGGCACGCGCGACCCCACGCCCCAGCAGCACACGACCGCCGTGGCCGTGGGCGAAACCCTGGCGGGCATGGGCCTCACGGTCGTCTGCGGCGGCCTGGCCGGAGTGATGGACGCGGTGTGCCAGGGCGTCGCCGCGGCCGGCGGCACCAGCGTGGGGCTCCTGCCGGAAGGCGACTGGGCCACCGCGAACCCGCACGTCACCATCCCCATCGCCACCGGCCTGGGCGTGGCGCGGAACGCCGTCATCACGCGCGCCGGGCTGGCCGCGATCGCCGTGGGCGGCGGCCACGGCACCACCTCGGAAGTGGCCTACTGCCGCCAATTCGGCACGCCCATCATCGCGTTGGCCGACGCGCCGGTCCTCTCGGGCGTGATCCAGCGCGACAGCGTGGACGCCGCCGCCGAGGACGTGGCGCGGGCCGTGCTGGCGCTCCCGATCGCCCCCACCTGA
- a CDS encoding PP2C family protein-serine/threonine phosphatase: MSIERVTVHALTHTGGMRAHNEDSLAVGDWVAVNDLERPKTLHPQLPGPVTAIVADGMGGHASGDVASEGATRYLAKRMGQIARPDQAAQLLQEANRHLYEMMETGDGAPGMGTTVVALVLRPDEAILANVGDSRAYRWRAGELVQLSTDDTPGPKLADGRTAAHTSPMLTQSLGGQSGYVEVAAHADTDTPQAGDRYLLASDGLTDLVSPDTIGARLAGLDGAAAVEALFRDAMNEGGKDNISIVLVEVQA; this comes from the coding sequence GTGTCGATCGAGCGTGTCACCGTCCACGCGCTGACCCACACAGGCGGCATGCGCGCCCACAACGAGGACAGCCTGGCGGTGGGCGACTGGGTGGCCGTCAACGACCTGGAGCGGCCCAAAACGCTGCATCCCCAGCTGCCCGGCCCGGTGACGGCCATCGTCGCCGACGGCATGGGCGGCCACGCCAGCGGCGACGTCGCCAGCGAGGGCGCGACGCGCTACCTCGCCAAGCGCATGGGCCAGATCGCGCGTCCGGACCAGGCGGCGCAGCTTCTGCAGGAAGCCAACCGCCACCTCTACGAGATGATGGAGACGGGCGACGGCGCGCCCGGCATGGGCACGACCGTCGTGGCGCTGGTGCTGCGCCCGGACGAGGCCATCCTCGCCAACGTCGGGGACAGCCGCGCGTACCGCTGGCGCGCCGGCGAGCTGGTGCAGCTCAGCACCGACGACACGCCCGGCCCCAAGCTCGCCGACGGCCGCACGGCCGCCCACACGAGCCCCATGTTGACGCAGTCCCTGGGCGGGCAGAGCGGCTACGTCGAGGTGGCGGCGCACGCCGACACCGACACGCCGCAAGCCGGCGACCGCTACCTGCTCGCCAGCGACGGGCTCACCGATCTCGTCAGCCCCGACACCATCGGCGCGCGCCTGGCGGGCCTGGACGGCGCGGCGGCCGTGGAAGCGCTCTTCCGCGACGCCATGAATGAAGGCGGCAAGGACAACATCTCCATCGTCCTGGTGGAGGTGCAGGCGTGA
- the cobT gene encoding nicotinate-nucleotide--dimethylbenzimidazole phosphoribosyltransferase: MAASDAADFSEIRRLAHELPAADEDARARAAEQQRGLAKPPGSLGRLEALAGWLAAWQGKHPPTATRPHIALFAGNHGVAAQGVSAYPQSATQAMVRTFIDGGGAINRICGLMDVDLRVYEMALDEPTRDFTREPAMTEDEAARAMAYGMMAVDGEMDLMALGEMGIANTTAAAALSAAVFGGPARDWVGPGSGLDEAGVAHKAEVVATALRLHADGFTDGLEILRRVGGLELAAVAGAVLACRLARVPVVLDGYAATAAAATLTTLAPGMLDHCVVAHVSAEPGHRRLLDALGMRALQDLDMRLGEATGAALAIPLIQSACACHTGMTTLDAAGVTPLS; encoded by the coding sequence ATGGCCGCATCCGACGCCGCCGACTTCAGCGAAATACGCCGTCTGGCGCACGAACTGCCGGCGGCGGACGAGGACGCCCGCGCCCGCGCCGCCGAGCAGCAGCGGGGCCTGGCCAAGCCGCCCGGCTCGCTGGGCCGGCTGGAGGCGCTGGCGGGCTGGCTCGCCGCCTGGCAGGGCAAGCACCCGCCCACGGCCACACGCCCCCACATCGCGCTCTTCGCCGGCAACCACGGCGTCGCGGCGCAGGGCGTTTCCGCCTACCCGCAAAGCGCCACGCAGGCGATGGTTCGCACCTTCATCGACGGCGGCGGCGCCATCAACCGCATCTGCGGGCTGATGGACGTGGACCTGCGCGTCTACGAGATGGCGCTGGACGAGCCCACGCGCGACTTCACGCGCGAGCCCGCGATGACGGAGGACGAGGCCGCGCGCGCCATGGCCTACGGCATGATGGCCGTGGACGGCGAGATGGACCTCATGGCGCTGGGCGAGATGGGCATCGCCAACACCACCGCCGCCGCCGCGCTCTCCGCCGCCGTCTTCGGCGGCCCGGCGCGCGACTGGGTCGGCCCCGGCAGCGGCCTGGACGAGGCGGGTGTCGCCCACAAGGCCGAGGTCGTCGCCACCGCCCTGCGCCTGCACGCCGACGGCTTCACCGACGGCCTGGAGATCCTGCGCCGCGTGGGCGGGCTGGAGCTTGCGGCCGTCGCGGGCGCGGTGCTGGCTTGCCGGCTGGCGCGCGTGCCCGTGGTCCTGGACGGCTACGCCGCCACCGCCGCCGCGGCCACGCTCACCACGCTCGCGCCGGGGATGCTGGATCACTGCGTCGTCGCGCACGTCTCCGCCGAGCCGGGCCATCGCCGCCTGCTGGACGCGCTCGGCATGCGGGCGCTGCAGGATCTGGACATGCGCCTGGGCGAGGCCACGGGCGCCGCACTGGCGATTCCCCTGATTCAGAGCGCTTGCGCCTGTCACACCGGCATGACCACGCTCGACGCCGCCGGTGTGACCCCATTGAGTTGA
- the motA gene encoding flagellar motor stator protein MotA: MLPLVGIGVVLVCVFGGYIMAGGKIQVVLEALPFEFMIIGGAATGALITGNSLPVAKRAAGGFLKVVRGAKWGKKDYTNLLCLLFQLARLQKQKGNLAIEGHVEQPSESSIFTNYPRVMKDEEAVTLTADTLRMLTLDMDNPHHVEDYIDARLEKQHKEHLQPAHSLALIADALPALGIVAAVLGVIKTMASIDQPPEVLGHLIASALVGTFLGVFLSYGIVGPIANRLKQIYEEEHKFYHVIRDVIINMANGYAPQVAVEVGRGNIPGHLQPSFHEVDEAVNELPRETS, encoded by the coding sequence ATGCTGCCGCTCGTTGGTATCGGCGTGGTCCTGGTTTGCGTGTTCGGCGGCTACATCATGGCCGGCGGCAAGATCCAGGTGGTGCTGGAGGCGCTGCCATTTGAGTTCATGATCATCGGCGGCGCCGCGACGGGCGCGCTCATCACCGGCAACTCGCTGCCCGTGGCGAAGCGGGCGGCCGGCGGCTTCTTGAAAGTGGTGCGGGGCGCCAAGTGGGGCAAGAAGGACTATACCAACCTGCTGTGTCTGCTGTTTCAGCTCGCCCGCCTGCAGAAGCAGAAGGGCAACCTCGCCATCGAGGGTCACGTCGAGCAGCCCAGCGAGAGTTCCATCTTCACCAACTATCCCCGCGTCATGAAGGATGAGGAAGCGGTAACCCTGACCGCGGACACGCTGCGCATGCTGACGCTCGACATGGACAATCCCCACCATGTCGAGGACTACATCGATGCGCGCCTGGAAAAGCAGCACAAGGAACACCTGCAGCCGGCGCATTCCCTCGCGCTGATCGCGGACGCCCTGCCCGCGCTGGGGATCGTCGCGGCCGTGCTGGGCGTCATCAAGACGATGGCCAGCATCGATCAGCCGCCCGAAGTGCTGGGCCATCTGATCGCCAGCGCGCTTGTGGGCACTTTCCTGGGCGTCTTCCTGTCCTACGGAATCGTCGGCCCGATCGCGAACCGGCTGAAGCAGATCTACGAGGAAGAACATAAATTCTACCACGTCATCCGCGACGTGATCATCAACATGGCCAACGGCTACGCGCCCCAGGTCGCGGTCGAGGTCGGGCGCGGCAACATCCCCGGCCATCTCCAGCCGAGCTTCCACGAGGTCGACGAGGCCGTGAACGAGCTGCCGCGCGAGACCAGCTGA
- a CDS encoding cobalamin biosynthesis protein has translation MDFFPAPGAFGASDPLFILLAALALEAYAGDFVARLPWLPHPRGVMARAAADLERRLNRPQRGRNALIVRGAAVAVGLGIAALASGAGIELFTRHFQFAWILEVILLVPLIGQRATGRTAGRLSAALDTGRVADAREHARVLAGDVLDPQRLDKLDARGIAIAAIGGLAERYASAVVAPIFWYIILGLPGVFLQQGVRVVAAVVATGNRPGGGGYDPAREGDFAFAAVRLNTALEWIPDKIAGLLIILAAAFVPTMKPQTALRRLKKAPWWSIGALGGALNLPARRDRVLSPAGAPSGHEVGRALAIYTVACVLDVGLVALITVLYHGL, from the coding sequence ATGGACTTCTTTCCTGCCCCCGGGGCGTTCGGCGCCTCCGACCCGCTCTTCATCCTCCTCGCCGCGCTGGCCCTGGAAGCCTACGCCGGGGACTTCGTCGCGCGTCTGCCGTGGCTACCGCACCCGCGCGGGGTGATGGCGCGCGCCGCCGCCGACCTCGAACGCCGCCTGAACCGGCCCCAGCGCGGGCGCAACGCGCTCATCGTGCGCGGCGCGGCCGTGGCGGTCGGCCTGGGGATCGCGGCGCTGGCCTCGGGCGCCGGGATCGAGCTGTTCACCCGCCACTTCCAGTTCGCCTGGATCCTCGAGGTCATCCTTCTGGTGCCGCTGATCGGCCAGCGCGCCACGGGGCGCACGGCGGGCCGGCTGAGCGCCGCGCTCGACACCGGGCGGGTGGCGGATGCGCGCGAGCACGCCCGTGTCCTCGCCGGGGACGTTCTGGACCCGCAACGGCTGGACAAGCTGGACGCGCGCGGCATCGCCATCGCGGCCATCGGGGGGCTGGCGGAACGCTACGCCAGCGCGGTGGTGGCCCCGATCTTCTGGTATATCATTCTCGGCCTGCCGGGGGTCTTCCTGCAACAGGGGGTGCGCGTGGTCGCCGCCGTGGTCGCGACGGGCAACCGGCCCGGCGGCGGCGGCTACGACCCGGCGCGCGAGGGCGACTTCGCCTTCGCCGCCGTGCGCCTGAACACCGCGCTGGAGTGGATTCCCGACAAGATCGCCGGGCTGCTCATCATCCTGGCCGCCGCCTTCGTGCCCACGATGAAACCGCAAACGGCGCTGCGGCGGCTGAAGAAAGCGCCATGGTGGTCCATCGGCGCGCTCGGCGGGGCGCTGAACCTGCCGGCGCGGCGGGACCGCGTGCTCTCGCCGGCGGGCGCCCCCAGCGGCCACGAGGTGGGCCGCGCGCTGGCGATCTACACCGTGGCGTGCGTGCTCGACGTTGGGCTGGTGGCGCTCATCACCGTGCTTTACCACGGGCTGTGA
- a CDS encoding cation transporter — MSCSCDETVASAGARPGFRRALVAVIAINGVMFVVEMTAGSLGDSQALKADALDFLGDSLTYAMSLAVAGMALRWRSRAALVKGVTLGALGVWVLAATAYQTLVLGVPDAGVMGGVGVLACLANLASVLILLKHREGDANVRSVWLCSRNDALGNVAVVLAASGVWASSSPWPDLAVAAGLAGLFVWSAVAIVRRALGEMRMTAPAE, encoded by the coding sequence GTGAGTTGTTCGTGTGACGAGACGGTCGCTTCGGCGGGCGCGCGGCCCGGCTTCCGGCGCGCGCTGGTGGCCGTCATCGCCATCAATGGGGTCATGTTCGTCGTGGAGATGACGGCGGGAAGCTTGGGCGATTCCCAGGCATTGAAGGCGGACGCCCTGGATTTCCTGGGCGACAGCCTGACCTACGCCATGAGCCTCGCCGTGGCGGGCATGGCGCTGCGCTGGCGCTCGCGCGCGGCGCTGGTGAAGGGCGTCACCCTGGGCGCGCTCGGCGTCTGGGTGCTGGCGGCGACGGCCTACCAAACCCTGGTGCTCGGCGTACCCGACGCGGGCGTGATGGGTGGCGTGGGCGTGCTCGCCTGTCTCGCCAACCTGGCGAGCGTGCTGATCCTGCTGAAGCACCGCGAGGGCGACGCCAATGTGCGCTCGGTGTGGCTGTGCTCGCGCAACGACGCGCTCGGCAACGTGGCGGTGGTGCTGGCCGCCAGCGGCGTCTGGGCGTCGTCGAGTCCCTGGCCGGACCTGGCCGTGGCCGCCGGGCTCGCGGGCCTGTTCGTGTGGTCCGCGGTCGCCATCGTCCGCCGCGCGCTCGGCGAGATGCGGATGACGGCGCCGGCCGAATGA